The sequence below is a genomic window from Lolium perenne isolate Kyuss_39 chromosome 7, Kyuss_2.0, whole genome shotgun sequence.
AGCGCTTAGTTTGATAGGATCTTGGCTCTGGTACAGATCACATCATAGCTACATGAGTTGTGTGGGGATTTATTTGTGGTGTTTCGTTTGGTGTTAGGCTTGGATGGGGCTTCTCCATCGAGTCAATCACTTGGCTTTTAGAAGAGTGGTGTTGTTGACGTTGCAGTCTCTTTCTTGCTGGTTCACAGCTGATTGATGCCACCTTCTTTGCTCATGTTTGGAGTGTTCCTTTATGTCGTTGTGTGATCCCTTGTGTTGGCTAGAGTGGGTGTTTCTATGTAGTCCGGTCTCTGTTCGGGTTGCCCAATTTTCTCCTAAAACCAAGCATTTTTTCTTAAtaataaaaaaaaggaaaaacacaTTGAATTCTAGCGGGGCAAACTCAGACGGTCATACCACCTAtttcaaaaaaacaaaaatattAGATCACCTGGTACAAGATCAATGGTCACAACaaattctttgtttttcttttacAACGTCTTGGATAATGACGAGTTTTTCAAAATACTGCGGGAGTTCTGAACGTGCCGGGATATGAAACTATGAAAGTACACTAGGGTTTGCCGAAGCTTGCAGGAAGGCTGGGGCTCAGCTTGGCAGGTTGACGCACGTTGGAATATATACATATACATATTTCTAAATTTAAAATGGTATGCTTCCATTAATACATGCAACCTCTTAATTCATTATTAAACATTACTAGTTATTACAAGATAAATACATCATAGGTCACGTAATGTCAAGACATGGATCAACCATCTTATATAATGGGTTTTTGTCATCATGCTATCTTAGATTAGAGTGCCACTTATATTTTGTGAAACTATTTTTAGTTGGTTGCACCCATTATCCAAAGTCTGCCACTTCTTCACTGGATGCAGGTAAGATCGCGTACCGGTCCATTGGCTGCATGTAAATCACATACCGGTCCAATGAGTAGCTAGTGTGATAATGTGCATATCATCGCGCACCCTCCAGATGGCCCCAAGTAAAGAACAAATTCCCACTCAGATTTGTATTTTATCTTTCTTATTCACACTCACAAGCCAATTCCCAAAAATACTAGTGATGTTCTTTGGGGGTGAAATATTTAGAGCCATATAAATTATGCGCCATATGATCTTCACCGAAGGACATGTAATGAAAAGATGTTGTATTGTTTCATCTTGAACAGAAAAGCAACATCTTTTACTATCATGTCAATTTCGTTTACTGTACTCAGCTTATCGCTTATAAGAAGTACTTTTTGATATAGATACCACGTAAAAAAATAATTTTTATGTACTCCAGTTATCTCCTTATATGCATGTGTCCGTACAAAAACACATTATATTTATGTTAAGCATTACACATTTAAACTAGCATATGCCTGGAAACGGACAAAATGCGTTGGGCCGCTAGGGCAACCTCATGCGTAAACGGACAATGGTGACCCTCCACCATTTCTGCGTCCGTGGCCCGACATAAACAGGCGCACACTATGATTTTTTACGACAAAAATGTGTTGGGCCGCTAGTTTCCTTTTTGTCATAAACGAAATCTTTATTATCGTTTatgcttttttttctttttgacaaTTCTATTGTCGTTTATTTATGTTTGTACATCGAGCTGATTGTGACTCGTACCGTGGACCACGTGCCGGAATGCTGAAAAATCTCTCGTTTCCCGGTGGAAAAGGATGGGCTCGGCTGAACGAACAACCGATACACGGAGATCTCACCCCGAGAAGTGACAAAAACCTTGCCAAATATTTCCGCGAGAACCCTTCTCCAGCCTCCAGCACTCGTTCAGCCGTACGTACCCCCATCCGGAACCGAACCCCACGCTGCAGGGCAGGGCGTCGTCATCCCTCGCCATGCCCCTCGCGCCATCCCCCGCGCCGGCGGCGCTGCACAACCCGCTCCTCCCCTCCCGTGGCCTCACCCGGCCCCGACGCGGCGGGCTCATCCGCGCCCACGCGGTGCGCGCGGCGCCGCGGCCGCCGAGCCAGTGGGCGCCGGGGAGCTGGCGGGAGCGCCCGGCGCTGCAGCAGCCGGAGTACCCGGACAAGGCCGGGCTGGAGGAGGTGCTGCGGACGGTCGAGGCCTTCCCGCCGATCGTCTTCGCCGGGGAGGCGCGCAACCTGGAGGATCGGCTCGCGGAGGCGGCCCTCGGGCGCGCCTTCCTCCTCATGGGCGGCGACTGCGCCGAGAGCTTCAAGGAGTTCAACGCCAACAACATCCGGGACACCTTCCGCGTCCTCCTCCAGATGTCCGTCGTGCTCATGTTCGGTGGGCAGATGCCCATCATCAAGGTATGGAACCGCCTCCAAACGCTCCGTTTTGCCCTATGCGAATCTAAATTAGGCCCTACATGCAAGAACTAACACAAATGTGCAGTACAATATATTTTTATCCATACCAGTTTCAGTTTTCACTAAGAATTATAAAGGTATGAAACGCCTCTAAACCCTTTGTTATATTTTTATGTACTATAGTTTTATCAGGATCGTGCCTGTAAATTTGGAGGCCCTGTTCGAACCTAAATTAGGCCCTTCATACAAGAAATAAAACGAGTGCGCAATAAAATTACTGTATATTTTGATTCATACCAGTTTCCATTTTCACTAAGAGTTGCAACTCGCTGAAGAAGCAAGTTCTAAAACTCTCAAGTGCTAATCTATCGTTTTGGGTATAAAATCTTCATCTATATATTCATTCGGAAACTTATTCAAAATAGCACTAACAATTAACAAAGTGGTACTGAATCTTCATCTATATATTTTCACTGTAGCCAATTAGCAAAGTTGTTGGGTATTTTGTGATTTATTAGCAAAAAATGGGCTGATATTTATAATAGAGGTGTAAATTTTGGTTGCTGATTGATCATTTTTGTGTATGCTGTACTTGACACTAAAGATTCAATACAGAGAAGTTCTAAGGACCGAGTATGGAACTCATGAAACCCTCATATTATTTGATTTGCCACTATATTTACAGGTGCAGACTATTCTATAAACCTAACCTCACCCATGCAAATGGTTGTGACCTGTAATTTTATTTAACAAAACCAAACTAGAAGGGCGTTACAAACCGGCATACAATAAAATAGGTTGATTTCGAGCGAGCAAGGATACCCCACTATGTTGACTTAGCTCACTACAAGCATACTGAAGAAACACTGCATAAATCTCAGCTAACAAAATACAGGAAGTAGCACCATCTCCCAGAAAACAAATGGAAACAGCCCAATCCTTGGGAAACCAGAGTGCATCTTTCGTATGAGTGAAAGATTTATAGGCGATGGCCATCAGCCTCCCAAAACCCTGCTGAAATGCTTCTCGCACCACGGAATACTGCAGATCAGCCAAATATATTACTTATTGCGCTACATGGAATATGTAGGTAGGAAGAATGGCAGGCCAGTTTGCAAAGCCAAGATCAGATGGCTTTGAAGAGCGGGATGGAGTGAAGTTGCCTAGCTACAGAGGAGACAATATTAATGGGGATGTATTTGATGAGAAGTCGAGAGTGCCAGATCCACAACGCATGATCAGGGCGTACTCACAGTCAGCAGCAACACTGAATTTGCTCCGGGCGTTTGCTACTGGAGGTTATGCCGCCATGCAGAGGGTAACACAATGGAATCTTGACTTCACAGAGAAAAGTGAACAGGGTGATAGGTGGTTACCTCGAACTACTTACTCTCTCCATTCGAATACTTGCTTCTGAAACTGTTTGATTCATGCAAATATGCATTTTACTCTATTGCAAAATCTAAAAGGGTATTTTATTTGGGTAAGGCAAAGCTTTGATAAAAAATTACTCTGTTGATGTGTGGTTTTGTGTGATACAAATCACAATCGTAAGTACATCTTAATACAAATGCAATGAATCCGttttttctcgaaaaaaaatcaTTTTTTCATATAAATTGCATTAATGGAGTAAATGTTGGTCAAAGCCTTGTCTTAACTAATCAAAATACACTCTGCATTTTGCAATGGAGGGAGTACCATGCAGTTATTTTGGTAATGTTACTGATTCGCTAGTTCGGTAATATTAGTAATTAACTACTAATTCACAAAATATTATACTCTTTCTTCTGTAGCTGGACAACTCGTTATTTTGATTAAGTTTGCCATATATTCAGCACGGGAAAATCTAATTGTGACATTTCATGGTTGATTGCGAACAATGTTGAATAGGTACATGGAGCTAGCTCATCGAGTTGACGAGGCTTTGGGGTTCATGTCAGCTGCTGGGCTCACTGTAGATCACCCTATAATGAGAACGACAGAATTCTGGACATCACATGAGTGTCTTCTTCTTCCCTATGAGCAGGCACTTACTCGTGAGGATTCCACCTCTGGCCTCTATTATGACTGTTCTGCCCACTTCCTGTGGGCTGGAGAGCGCACTCGCCAGCTTGATGGCGCCCATGTGGAGTTTCTCAGAGGCATTGCGAACCCTCTGGGTATCAAGGTAAAACCTGGATATTCGGACATTTATCATgactcataatcataatttatattgAAGTTGAACTCTGCATCTGAAGGTGAATACAATTTTTCTTATAAATATTTCCCTTTCTCATCTATAAATGCAGGTCAGCGACAAAATGGACCCCAAAGAACTTGTGAAGTTGATTGATATCTTGAACCCTGAAAACAGGCCAGGAAGAATAACTATCATCACGAGAATGGGACCTGAGAACATGAGAGTCAAACTCCCCCACCTCATCCGTGCTGTTCGTGGTGCTGGCCAGATAGTAACATGGGTTACTGACCCAATGCATGGGAACACAATGAAGGCCCCTTGTGGCCTCAAGACTCGCTCCTTCGACAGAATTTTGGTAGTTTCTTTTCCTCTTATGGTCCTGTTTTTTCAGTATTTGCTTGTCCATGTTACCCTGTAACTTTGTAGTAACTAGGGTGTAGTTTTCATGCTCAGCAACCATGTGTAGTGAAAAGTTGTGACAAGGGAATGTTTCATGATTAAACCTAATTATTCAATACATTTGATGCAACATAGCTTTGCCAAATTAGTTGATCTGATTCCTGGCGAAAATGATACACCATTAGTGGTaatacttggcccttcttgtgcCAATAACCATCGATGTTACTGGAACAAAAAGCATGCTAAAACGGTTGAAAAAGACCTATTGTCCT
It includes:
- the LOC127323860 gene encoding phospho-2-dehydro-3-deoxyheptonate aldolase 1, chloroplastic, producing MPLAPSPAPAALHNPLLPSRGLTRPRRGGLIRAHAVRAAPRPPSQWAPGSWRERPALQQPEYPDKAGLEEVLRTVEAFPPIVFAGEARNLEDRLAEAALGRAFLLMGGDCAESFKEFNANNIRDTFRVLLQMSVVLMFGGQMPIIKVGRMAGQFAKPRSDGFEERDGVKLPSYRGDNINGDVFDEKSRVPDPQRMIRAYSQSAATLNLLRAFATGGYAAMQRVTQWNLDFTEKSEQGDRYMELAHRVDEALGFMSAAGLTVDHPIMRTTEFWTSHECLLLPYEQALTREDSTSGLYYDCSAHFLWAGERTRQLDGAHVEFLRGIANPLGIKVSDKMDPKELVKLIDILNPENRPGRITIITRMGPENMRVKLPHLIRAVRGAGQIVTWVTDPMHGNTMKAPCGLKTRSFDRILAEVRAFFDVHEQEGSHPGGVHLEMTGQNVTECIGGSRTVTFDDLSSRYHTHCDPRLNASQALELSFIIAERLRRRRAASWALDNQRGAVPSSMGL